The Acetomicrobium flavidum genome window below encodes:
- a CDS encoding threonine ammonia-lyase produces MISLDDIRQARERIGSWIHRTPIFSSATFSRMVGNEVYLKAENLQKSGAFKFRGAMNFMLSMSDDERKRGVVTGSSGNHGQALACAAKLLGVKAVVVVPLGASPAKVAAIEGYGAKVERCGHSSTERIAKAMEIAENLGMTFVPPFDHPWIMAGQGTAGLEIAEDMQDVDAVLVPCGGCGLISGVATALKESLKGVKVYGVEPETSNSTYLSFKAGRIMELHDIHTIADGLRTASPGSITFPVVQRYVDDILLVSEEEIKKAMVLLLERAKLLVEPSGAVPAAALLYGKVPLKGKRVVALLSGGNVDLAALCKWIEEVRTGN; encoded by the coding sequence ATGATCTCGCTTGATGACATAAGGCAGGCGCGGGAGCGCATAGGCAGTTGGATTCACAGGACGCCCATATTTTCTTCGGCCACCTTTAGCCGTATGGTAGGTAACGAGGTTTACCTAAAGGCGGAAAATTTGCAAAAAAGCGGGGCCTTTAAGTTTCGCGGGGCCATGAACTTCATGCTTTCCATGAGCGATGACGAAAGGAAAAGGGGGGTCGTAACGGGATCCTCCGGAAATCACGGGCAAGCCCTGGCGTGCGCAGCAAAGCTTTTGGGCGTGAAGGCTGTCGTGGTGGTGCCACTTGGTGCCTCACCCGCCAAGGTGGCTGCCATCGAAGGATACGGAGCAAAGGTCGAAAGGTGCGGGCATTCTTCGACAGAACGTATAGCTAAAGCCATGGAGATAGCAGAGAATTTAGGCATGACCTTTGTGCCCCCCTTCGATCACCCATGGATAATGGCGGGACAAGGTACCGCCGGGCTTGAGATCGCAGAAGACATGCAGGATGTGGACGCCGTGCTGGTGCCATGCGGCGGTTGCGGCTTGATATCGGGCGTGGCGACGGCTTTGAAGGAGTCGCTTAAGGGCGTCAAGGTCTATGGGGTAGAGCCCGAGACCAGCAACAGCACCTATCTGTCGTTTAAGGCCGGTCGCATAATGGAATTGCACGATATCCACACGATAGCCGACGGCCTTAGGACGGCAAGCCCTGGCAGTATAACTTTCCCCGTGGTTCAAAGATACGTGGACGACATACTTTTGGTGTCGGAAGAGGAGATAAAAAAGGCCATGGTATTGCTATTAGAGAGGGCCAAGCTGTTGGTCGAACCCTCCGGGGCCGTGCCGGCAGCAGCGCTACTTTACGGCAAGGTGCCCCTGAAGGGCAAAAGGGTCGTCGCCTTATTATCGGGCGGCAATGTCGATCTCGCGGCTCTTTGCAAATGGATAGAGGAAGTAAGGACTGGAAATTAA
- a CDS encoding M20 family metallopeptidase has protein sequence MNDLYGQIVSEIDRAIERHSREAIELSDHLARNPEISGQEFESSKKHVELLSRYGFEVKYPFLDIPTAFCARKSNGKGARVALLVEYDALPEIGHACGHCLHGAMSTLAAIGLASVFDKLKGELLVIGTPAEETNGAKVTMAEKGVFDDLDLAIMIHSSGNKSYVSYRSLAMDALEFTYKGRPAHAAASPWDGRNALNGVQLFFHAIDMLRQHVEPDVRMHGIIYKGGDAPNIVPEEAICRFYFRFPTRAYLNRLVERARNIASGAAIATETEVTVNNFELSFDNMLANVTAERKMAEIMEELGVEVSEPEGYEGSSDMGNVSHSCPALQPKLAISDVPLVTHSREFAKAVITPKAHEALITGSKALARMAIAVFLDENLRKAIREDFKRAKKEEGHLG, from the coding sequence ATGAACGATTTATACGGGCAGATTGTATCCGAGATAGATAGGGCTATAGAAAGGCATTCAAGAGAAGCCATCGAGCTAAGCGACCATTTGGCGCGTAACCCCGAAATTTCAGGGCAGGAGTTTGAATCGAGCAAAAAGCACGTGGAGCTTCTTTCCCGCTACGGCTTCGAGGTTAAGTACCCCTTCTTGGACATCCCCACGGCCTTCTGTGCTAGGAAATCCAACGGCAAAGGGGCTAGAGTTGCCCTTTTGGTCGAATACGATGCCCTGCCGGAGATAGGCCATGCCTGCGGGCATTGTCTCCATGGGGCCATGTCGACGCTTGCTGCCATCGGCCTTGCTTCGGTTTTCGATAAGTTAAAAGGCGAGCTGCTCGTCATAGGAACTCCTGCAGAAGAGACGAACGGAGCCAAGGTCACCATGGCAGAAAAGGGCGTTTTCGACGACCTGGACCTTGCGATTATGATTCATTCCTCCGGGAATAAAAGCTACGTCAGCTACAGAAGCCTTGCCATGGATGCCTTGGAGTTCACTTACAAGGGCAGGCCTGCTCATGCTGCGGCCTCCCCTTGGGATGGGCGCAACGCCCTTAATGGCGTTCAGCTTTTCTTTCATGCCATCGACATGTTGCGCCAACACGTGGAACCTGACGTGCGGATGCACGGCATAATTTATAAGGGTGGGGATGCTCCAAACATAGTTCCCGAAGAGGCAATCTGCAGGTTTTACTTTAGGTTTCCCACCAGGGCCTATTTGAACCGATTGGTAGAACGCGCAAGAAATATAGCTTCAGGAGCAGCCATTGCCACCGAAACCGAGGTTACAGTGAATAACTTTGAGCTCAGCTTCGATAACATGTTAGCAAACGTCACTGCGGAGAGAAAGATGGCGGAGATAATGGAGGAATTAGGCGTTGAGGTGAGCGAACCTGAGGGCTACGAGGGTTCTTCCGATATGGGCAACGTAAGCCACAGCTGTCCTGCTCTACAGCCGAAGCTTGCCATAAGCGATGTGCCGCTTGTGACCCACAGCCGAGAGTTCGCAAAGGCCGTTATAACGCCTAAGGCACATGAAGCTCTGATAACGGGCAGCAAAGCCCTTGCCAGGATGGCCATAGCTGTATTTTTAGACGAAAATTTGAGGAAGGCGATCAGAGAAGATTTTAAAAGAGCAAAGAAAGAGGAAGGACATTTAGGTTAG